A DNA window from Pyrus communis chromosome 3, drPyrComm1.1, whole genome shotgun sequence contains the following coding sequences:
- the LOC137730027 gene encoding GPI mannosyltransferase 1-like, whose protein sequence is MAPIQFRALLIVSAVLRVVLILYGEWQDAHMEVRYTDVDYIVFSDAASLMASGKSPFQRSTYRYSPLLALLLLPNSILHRSWGKFIFSAADLLVGLFIRIILKLRGVPEKLSMISVIVWLFNPFTFTIGTRGNCEPIVCALVLWVFVCLMNGRVLQAAFWYGLVVHFRIYPIIYALPILVILDPHVFRPGQKPRLQYWNRRQDSPQSSSVTRPTQLLCPWFLLKSALTRERLLFSFISAAVFFLFTGLFYHLYGWDFLYEALLYHLTRTDPRHNFSIYFYHIYLQYHRKLSILEKLISFLPQLIVQVVLVFSFAKDLPFCCLVQTVAFVAFNKVMTAQYFVWFFCLLPLVLSWSNMKLKWKGLSCIALWVGGQLHWLFWGYMLEFKGKNVFLQLWMASIIFLAANTYVLVSLIRDHRFSPVFAQLEKTSKDSKKLK, encoded by the exons ATGGCGCCCATACAATTCCGTGCGCTCCTCATCGTCTCGGCGGTGCTGAGGGTGGTTTTAATACTGTACGGAGAGTGGCAGGATGCCCACATGGAGGTGAGGTACACAGACGTCGATTACATAGTCTTCTCGGACGCAGCTTCTCTAATGGCGTCTGGTAAATCCCCATTTCAGAGATCCACTTACAGATACTCTCCTCTGCTCGCCCTTCTGCTCCTACCCAATTCCATTCTCCATCGCTCTTGGGGCAAATTCATCTTCTCGGCTGCAG ATTTGCTTGTGGGTTTGTTTATAAGGATCATTCTGAAGCTTCGCGGGGTGCCGGAGAAATTGAGCATGATTTCTGTGATTGTTTGGCTCTTTAATCCGTTTACTTTTACGATTGGGACTCGAGGGAATTGTGAGCCAATTGTTTGTGCTTTGGTTCTTTGGGTCTTCGTATGTCTTATGAACG GACGTGTGTTACAAGCTGCATTTTGGTATGGGCTTGTTGTCCACTTCAGAATCTACCCCATTATCTATGCACTCCCTATCCTTGTGATTCTGGATCCGCATGTGTTTCGTCCTGGTCAGAAGCCTAGACTTCAATATTGGAATCGTCGGCAAGATTCACCTCAAAGCAGTTCTGTTACAAGACCCACTCAGCTTCTTTGCCCATGGTTTCTTTTGAAAAGTGCATTAACACGAGAAAGATTACTTTTCTCCTTTATATCTGCGGCCGTGTTCTTCCTTTTCACTGGTTTATTCTATCATCTGTATGGGTGGGATTTCCTGTATGAAGCACTGTTGTATCATCTTACCCGTACTGATCCAAGGCACAATTTTTCCATTTACTTTTATCACATCTACCTTCAGTACCACCGTAAACTTTCGATATTGGAGAAACTCATCTCATTTTTGCCTCAGTTGATAGTCCAGGTTGTTCTTGTTTTTAGTTTCGCCAAAGACCTTCCATTCTGCTGCTTAGTACAGACAGTGGCATTCGTGGCTTTCAACAAG GTAATGACTGCACAATACTTTGTGTGGTTCTTTTGTCTCTTGCCGCTGGTTCTCTCTTGGagcaacatgaaacttaaatgGAAAGGCCTATCGTGCATCGCATTGTGGGTAGGCGGTCAACTTCATTGGTTGTTTTGGGGTTATATGCTTGAGTTCAAAGGAAAAAATGTCTTTCTTCAACTCTGGATGGCAAGCATCATATTCTTAGCTGCGAACACGTACGTCTTAGTTTCGCTCATCCGCGACCACAGATTTTCTCCAGTTTTCGCACAGTTGGAGAAAACCTCCAAGGACTCGAAGAAACTTAAGTGA